From one Candidatus Methanoplasma termitum genomic stretch:
- a CDS encoding InlB B-repeat-containing protein: MNSNADGGNGGVVAAWLDLTRPGEQAIQVSYLTGNVGSSGAGGIGNLKSGGAGGGATVLTYDGTTILVAGGGGGGGAEATDDQQHGGAGGIGGTMSSTSASYANGTVYYGGDGYLSIDSKGSVTDSNGKGGTTAGGAGGVAGNKGTIGINGGSSLTPGGNNGGAGGGNYEGSGGGGGGTGFTGGGGAGGSGNQGYSTGAGGGGGSSYISNSLSYGTPTVSTNSGAGHITIIQYAFKEAARIHAGPQTVTYSGSPQTIIETTATVEGLTTGIIPTNSAYYLKFTYTGTLRDGTAYGPTDVAPTDAGTYSVNVDLNYNTDRYYFALPGDPLYNSLNPDGPVTVTLIIDSKPLIKPTAIITRVPWIDNSTPVTLPLNDFDGNAMDITGNVYSMIGSYTATISLKDVWNYYWDGTAFDTAPFDIPWEVVDSWKFTGTITFFDPTNPSHPLNGEPISDVVVSYYLIHNGVKSPLLYSAPSLSDGSYVVRFPIGDSVEINDVVREGYQLSDNSQLPANPIINDGDILDFTMYFDSSVTFTISGHVEFYDWRLSQTWQDMLNGYLMNLVKIEYSVNGVDQPPIMTDPDGYFDIQAHSGDEIVIKGLTKAGFVLNAAGDENMYSTSPSSPWVPFQPSPLHFFLDKNIEPNFSMRYANEAHPMIITVVDQDGNEMEGVKISFTVYVDLEEDEYNPTLPINEERTVDRTEKEVITQDLHGDKFAEIVVEAPEGYVPGLGDYWLWVKIGSLDYTGYLVDETTPTYNGGDWPADWKWTWVMDNDVNAPILLTFVMIKAAVVTFDPNNGGPLNGGDLPWSILVRPSSYVSDPSLKEDGTPAYEYGSMTLVGWYASGSDVPWDFSNDAVLGDMTLTAMWGWNVTFDVKNNTGGTITAAVGSTQITSPAKVIDGKTVDFDATPDAGWCVKAWYVDGIEVPGVTSETFSYQITADTDVTVEFEPMFDTIYDDNGGTGGPGTISDRIAATYPLSTPNPTHAQVSGVNVLFIGWTLDNTTSGVILEHGGTVPTLETDVTITNADVTLYAVWGYDRNNDGTPDVNETGYDTIYDDNGGTGGPGTISDRIAATYPLSTPNPTHVQVSGVNVLFIGWTLDNTTSGVILEHGDTVPTLETDVTITNADVTLYAVWGYDRNGDGIPDILETTYTLTYNANGGNASSVPAPVPDILIYTDYPLNSTTLPTHANAADGRAIVFAGWKGSADTKIYAPTDTITGIITTVHMVKNTTVFATWKYVSVPVPPQPKLYTITASADSGSVISPSGRVTVQEGDSKTFTFSAKDGYTIAEVWIDSTYQLSQAEINSGSYTFTNVMSNHTIAVKSIVGPRASDIILTISIAQGNGYEEYSINGGGFTRYSGPVTLQAGDNVSVRAIAADGYRFVKWETPSVNTNSLFTINDVRVSVHLDLYFATSDTSAVSGNSVPWLIIGLLILIILLVLFLLFLLWVRSGLFVKALKNGEAVSGAAITFRVEKDGKIENGIKNTGSGGKCKIPAKKKSTVTISTAAKDGSIAAGLPMTVVMESRREKLEILFK, from the coding sequence GTGAACAGTAATGCCGACGGCGGCAATGGAGGTGTTGTTGCCGCATGGTTGGATCTGACCAGACCGGGGGAACAGGCTATACAGGTCAGCTATCTGACAGGCAACGTAGGCAGCTCGGGTGCCGGCGGAATAGGGAATCTCAAAAGCGGCGGTGCCGGCGGCGGTGCGACCGTTCTGACCTATGACGGGACCACAATACTTGTGGCCGGCGGAGGGGGCGGAGGAGGAGCAGAGGCTACCGATGACCAACAACATGGTGGTGCCGGCGGTATCGGCGGAACCATGAGCAGCACATCAGCATCTTACGCCAACGGTACTGTCTATTACGGCGGCGATGGGTACTTAAGCATAGACAGCAAAGGTTCCGTCACCGACAGCAACGGTAAAGGCGGCACCACTGCCGGCGGAGCCGGGGGCGTTGCGGGAAATAAGGGAACGATCGGCATCAACGGCGGCAGCTCGCTGACCCCCGGCGGCAACAACGGCGGTGCGGGCGGCGGAAACTATGAAGGATCCGGAGGAGGAGGCGGAGGCACCGGTTTCACGGGAGGCGGAGGTGCAGGCGGAAGCGGTAATCAAGGGTACTCTACCGGCGCCGGCGGCGGAGGCGGTTCAAGTTATATCAGCAACAGTTTATCCTATGGTACGCCAACAGTCTCTACGAACAGTGGTGCTGGGCATATCACCATCATCCAATATGCATTCAAGGAGGCGGCCAGGATACATGCCGGCCCCCAGACTGTAACTTATTCCGGCTCTCCTCAGACAATAATCGAAACTACAGCCACAGTCGAAGGATTGACGACCGGAATTATACCGACTAACTCCGCTTACTATCTGAAGTTCACATATACGGGCACACTCAGAGACGGAACGGCATATGGTCCGACCGATGTCGCGCCGACCGATGCGGGTACCTATTCCGTGAATGTCGATCTGAATTACAACACAGACAGATACTATTTTGCACTTCCCGGAGATCCGCTTTATAATTCGCTCAACCCGGATGGACCGGTGACAGTAACACTGATAATTGATTCAAAACCGTTGATCAAACCGACTGCGATCATAACCAGGGTCCCGTGGATAGACAATTCAACACCCGTGACACTCCCTCTGAATGATTTCGACGGCAACGCAATGGACATCACAGGCAATGTCTATAGCATGATAGGTAGCTATACAGCCACTATCTCGCTAAAAGATGTGTGGAACTACTATTGGGACGGCACGGCATTCGACACGGCCCCCTTTGACATACCCTGGGAGGTCGTGGACAGTTGGAAGTTCACGGGTACGATCACCTTTTTCGACCCCACCAACCCATCACACCCTCTCAATGGCGAACCCATCTCGGATGTCGTAGTGTCCTATTATTTAATACATAACGGCGTAAAAAGTCCTCTCTTGTACTCTGCACCCAGCCTTTCAGATGGGAGTTATGTGGTACGTTTCCCGATAGGAGACAGCGTCGAGATCAATGATGTGGTGAGGGAAGGTTATCAACTATCCGATAACAGTCAATTGCCGGCGAACCCGATCATCAATGACGGGGATATCTTGGATTTCACGATGTATTTCGATTCAAGCGTGACATTTACGATATCTGGCCATGTGGAATTCTACGACTGGAGGCTTTCTCAAACTTGGCAGGACATGCTGAACGGCTACCTGATGAATCTGGTCAAAATAGAATACTCCGTTAACGGCGTCGACCAACCGCCCATAATGACCGACCCAGATGGGTATTTTGATATACAAGCCCACTCAGGAGACGAGATCGTAATAAAAGGACTCACTAAGGCGGGATTTGTGTTGAATGCGGCAGGCGATGAAAATATGTACTCTACATCTCCCTCATCACCTTGGGTGCCATTCCAACCGTCGCCGCTTCATTTCTTCCTTGATAAGAATATCGAGCCGAATTTCTCAATGAGATATGCGAATGAAGCCCACCCTATGATAATCACGGTTGTGGATCAGGACGGGAATGAAATGGAGGGCGTAAAGATATCTTTCACCGTATATGTCGATCTTGAGGAAGACGAATATAATCCAACACTCCCAATTAACGAAGAACGTACCGTTGACAGGACAGAAAAAGAAGTGATAACGCAAGATCTGCACGGGGATAAATTTGCCGAAATAGTGGTGGAGGCTCCGGAAGGATATGTTCCTGGACTCGGCGACTATTGGCTTTGGGTAAAAATAGGTTCCTTGGATTATACGGGATACTTAGTAGATGAGACCACGCCTACCTACAACGGCGGAGATTGGCCGGCGGACTGGAAGTGGACATGGGTCATGGACAATGATGTCAATGCTCCGATACTATTGACCTTCGTGATGATAAAGGCGGCCGTTGTGACGTTCGATCCGAACAACGGCGGTCCGCTCAACGGAGGAGATTTGCCTTGGTCCATCCTGGTCAGACCGTCAAGCTATGTAAGCGATCCTTCGCTAAAGGAAGACGGCACACCCGCGTATGAATACGGCAGTATGACACTTGTCGGATGGTACGCCAGCGGTTCCGATGTTCCGTGGGACTTCAGTAACGATGCAGTTTTAGGCGACATGACATTGACCGCGATGTGGGGCTGGAATGTGACGTTCGATGTAAAGAACAACACAGGAGGCACGATCACCGCAGCGGTCGGTTCAACTCAGATCACATCACCGGCCAAGGTCATTGACGGTAAGACCGTCGACTTTGATGCAACGCCCGATGCAGGGTGGTGCGTAAAGGCCTGGTACGTGGACGGAATAGAAGTTCCAGGTGTAACATCGGAAACATTCTCCTATCAGATCACCGCTGACACAGATGTCACGGTAGAGTTTGAACCGATGTTCGATACGATCTACGACGACAACGGCGGAACCGGCGGACCCGGAACGATATCCGACAGGATAGCGGCCACATACCCGCTGTCCACACCGAACCCGACACATGCTCAGGTCTCAGGAGTGAACGTCCTGTTCATCGGATGGACCCTTGACAACACAACGTCAGGGGTCATACTCGAACACGGCGGCACTGTCCCGACCCTCGAAACGGACGTCACAATAACCAACGCCGACGTGACCCTCTACGCAGTATGGGGATACGACCGCAACAACGACGGAACGCCCGATGTGAACGAGACCGGATACGACACGATCTACGACGACAACGGCGGAACCGGCGGACCCGGAACGATATCCGACAGGATAGCGGCCACATACCCGCTGTCCACACCGAACCCGACACATGTTCAGGTATCGGGAGTGAACGTCCTGTTCATCGGATGGACCCTTGACAACACAACGTCAGGGGTCATACTCGAACACGGCGACACCGTTCCGACCCTCGAAACGGACGTCACCATAACCAACGCCGACGTGACCCTCTACGCCGTATGGGGATACGACCGCAACGGCGACGGAATACCGGATATTCTGGAGACCACATACACACTTACCTACAACGCTAACGGCGGCAACGCATCATCGGTGCCGGCACCTGTCCCTGATATCCTTATTTATACAGACTATCCATTGAACTCAACCACATTGCCCACCCATGCCAATGCGGCTGATGGCAGGGCAATAGTCTTTGCAGGATGGAAGGGATCGGCCGACACGAAAATCTACGCTCCAACTGATACGATCACAGGGATTATTACAACTGTTCATATGGTAAAGAATACCACTGTTTTCGCAACATGGAAGTATGTTTCCGTGCCTGTCCCGCCGCAGCCTAAGCTATACACAATTACCGCATCCGCCGACTCGGGTTCCGTAATATCTCCGAGCGGAAGAGTCACAGTGCAGGAGGGCGACAGCAAGACGTTCACCTTCTCAGCGAAGGACGGTTACACAATAGCGGAAGTGTGGATAGACAGCACGTATCAGCTCTCACAAGCGGAAATAAACAGCGGATCCTACACTTTCACAAATGTGATGTCCAACCATACCATAGCTGTGAAGAGCATTGTCGGCCCAAGAGCAAGCGACATAATCCTGACGATCAGCATCGCACAAGGGAACGGATATGAAGAATACAGCATCAACGGCGGGGGCTTCACCAGATACTCCGGACCTGTTACATTACAGGCCGGAGACAACGTTTCCGTAAGGGCGATCGCAGCCGACGGTTACCGCTTCGTCAAGTGGGAGACCCCGAGTGTCAACACGAATTCTTTGTTCACCATCAATGATGTCAGAGTGTCCGTGCACCTTGACCTATACTTCGCAACAAGCGACACCAGCGCCGTCAGCGGCAACAGTGTCCCGTGGCTGATAATAGGTCTGCTGATCCTAATTATCCTGCTGGTATTGTTCCTGCTGTTCCTGCTCTGGGTAAGGTCCGGACTCTTCGTCAAGGCCCTGAAGAACGGCGAAGCTGTATCGGGAGCGGCAATAACCTTCAGAGTAGAGAAGGACGGCAAGATCGAGAACGGCATCAAGAACACAGGTTCAGGTGGCAAGTGCAAGATACCCGCGAAGAAGAAATCCACGGTCACGATCTCAACGGCGGCCAAGGATGGAAGCATAGCCGCAGGTCTGCCAATGACGGTCGTGATGGAGAGCAGGAGAGAAAAATTGGAGATACTCTTCAAGTAA
- the hypA gene encoding hydrogenase maturation nickel metallochaperone HypA, protein MHEVSVMADLIEAIKKELERYDVVSVKEVYLIVGKLTNLGSEQLEFAFEIMSKDSILDGSKLTIKEEEIEVRCSQCGYEGPVNNMDIGEESHFSVPILSCPKCGSAVIITAGKSCRVSSIDIEEAD, encoded by the coding sequence ATGCATGAAGTTTCTGTTATGGCCGACCTGATCGAAGCCATCAAAAAGGAACTGGAAAGATATGACGTGGTATCCGTCAAAGAGGTCTATCTCATAGTGGGTAAACTTACCAATCTAGGCTCGGAGCAGCTCGAATTCGCATTTGAGATAATGTCAAAGGATTCGATCCTCGACGGTTCGAAACTTACTATCAAAGAAGAAGAAATAGAGGTCAGATGCAGCCAATGCGGATACGAGGGGCCTGTGAACAACATGGATATCGGAGAAGAATCCCATTTTTCCGTTCCGATCCTATCCTGCCCCAAATGCGGCAGCGCTGTGATAATAACAGCCGGAAAATCGTGCCGCGTCAGTTCAATTGATATCGAGGAGGCGGATTGA
- the hypD gene encoding hydrogenase formation protein HypD: MFKYRDGDTAKKILAAIKDTGVESKFMHVCGTHQDTIVRFGLEELLADAGVEICQGPGCPVCVTTSKEVAEAITLARNGVTVTAFGDMMRVPTTVGSLFDAKADGADVRIVYSIEDAVKMASEQTKPLVFISVGFETTAPSTCVPLKKGNLPENFSIYSCHRICPPILDAIFDMGEIRMNGMIMPGHVAVITGTEPFKVYSEKYGMPQVVAGFEPLDMLMAAYMLTKQREEGRAEVENEYTRLVKPNGNPIAKKLMEETFVPVDREWRGFPTIPKSALALKPKYAEHDANIVHKDILALTPEVEAEAKGCKCGEVLRGLIKSEECPMFGTACKPSSPKGPCMVSEEGNCSIAYRFSGKR; the protein is encoded by the coding sequence ATGTTCAAATACAGGGACGGGGACACAGCAAAGAAGATACTGGCCGCAATAAAAGATACGGGTGTCGAAAGCAAATTCATGCATGTCTGCGGCACACATCAGGATACGATCGTACGTTTCGGTCTCGAAGAACTTTTAGCGGACGCAGGCGTCGAGATATGTCAGGGTCCCGGATGCCCCGTATGTGTCACAACAAGCAAAGAGGTCGCAGAGGCCATCACGCTTGCAAGGAACGGAGTGACCGTAACGGCATTCGGAGATATGATGCGCGTCCCCACAACCGTGGGGTCCCTTTTCGACGCAAAAGCCGACGGTGCAGATGTGAGGATCGTCTATTCGATCGAGGACGCCGTTAAAATGGCATCCGAACAGACGAAACCGCTGGTCTTCATCTCGGTGGGATTCGAGACCACGGCACCCTCAACATGCGTTCCGCTGAAAAAAGGCAATCTGCCTGAGAATTTCAGCATCTACAGCTGCCACAGGATATGCCCTCCGATACTGGATGCGATATTCGACATGGGCGAGATAAGGATGAACGGCATGATCATGCCAGGCCATGTCGCAGTTATCACCGGTACAGAACCCTTCAAGGTATATTCGGAGAAGTACGGAATGCCCCAGGTGGTCGCCGGATTCGAACCTCTAGACATGCTGATGGCAGCCTACATGTTAACAAAACAGAGAGAGGAGGGCCGCGCAGAGGTGGAGAACGAATACACCAGGTTGGTAAAGCCGAACGGCAACCCTATCGCAAAGAAGCTGATGGAAGAGACCTTTGTTCCCGTGGACAGAGAATGGAGAGGGTTCCCAACGATCCCCAAGAGCGCATTGGCACTTAAACCGAAATATGCCGAGCACGACGCCAACATCGTGCACAAGGATATCCTCGCTCTCACGCCCGAAGTGGAGGCCGAAGCCAAAGGATGCAAATGCGGCGAGGTTCTGAGAGGGCTTATAAAGTCAGAAGAATGTCCGATGTTCGGCACCGCATGCAAGCCTTCGAGTCCGAAGGGACCGTGCATGGTATCAGAGGAAGGGAACTGCAGCATTGCATACAGGTTCTCGGGGAAGAGATGA
- a CDS encoding DNA alkylation repair protein: MNVRKELFDNADPEYREFHTKIVAGSREIIGVRMPVLRKMSKRICNGDWRQFLDRPAEYHEECMLKALVTANVKVSFEERLELTKKFMPEIDNWALCDIFCGEWVVKEADKERLWDYCMELIKTDDEFMMRVSAVMMLDHFLDDDHIDMVLELLTTKYNPGYYYKMGAAWTLSYCYIKYPDRTEPMLFGGPLDSDIRNMAIRKITDSFRVSKEDKARLKAKKKSLD, translated from the coding sequence ATGAACGTGCGGAAAGAACTTTTTGACAACGCCGACCCGGAGTATAGGGAGTTCCACACGAAGATCGTCGCCGGGTCGAGAGAGATCATCGGCGTCAGAATGCCCGTTCTGAGAAAGATGTCAAAAAGGATCTGCAACGGCGACTGGCGGCAATTCCTTGATCGACCGGCAGAATACCACGAAGAGTGTATGCTTAAGGCGCTCGTGACAGCGAATGTGAAAGTGAGCTTCGAAGAAAGGCTGGAACTTACAAAGAAGTTCATGCCTGAGATAGATAATTGGGCGCTATGCGACATATTCTGCGGCGAATGGGTTGTTAAAGAAGCAGACAAAGAAAGGTTGTGGGATTATTGTATGGAACTTATCAAAACAGATGATGAGTTCATGATGAGAGTGTCGGCCGTGATGATGTTGGACCATTTCCTGGATGACGATCATATCGATATGGTTCTCGAACTCCTAACAACAAAATACAATCCTGGATACTATTACAAAATGGGTGCGGCGTGGACGCTGTCATACTGCTACATCAAATACCCGGACAGAACAGAACCCATGCTGTTCGGAGGTCCGTTGGACAGCGATATAAGGAATATGGCGATCCGGAAGATAACCGATTCTTTCAGGGTAAGCAAAGAAGACAAAGCAAGGCTCAAAGCAAAGAAGAAGTCCCTCGATTAA
- a CDS encoding methylated-DNA--[protein]-cysteine S-methyltransferase, which yields MNGGIQTYMTLIGMVSISDDGSGSIDGVYLPNSNLPFREQRECPALVEAARQIDEYLTGKRMTFKLPLKTEGTEFQKKVWNEIKNIPYGETASYSDIAKRIGNPNAYRAVGSACNANPIPLIIPCHRVVASKDIGGYGGGLTLKKKLMEIEGIRF from the coding sequence ATGAACGGAGGTATACAAACCTACATGACCCTCATCGGAATGGTCAGCATTTCCGACGACGGATCCGGCAGCATCGACGGTGTATACTTACCGAACAGCAACCTTCCTTTCAGGGAACAGAGAGAATGTCCCGCATTGGTCGAGGCGGCGCGTCAGATAGATGAATATCTCACCGGGAAAAGAATGACCTTCAAACTTCCTCTGAAAACAGAAGGCACCGAATTTCAAAAAAAAGTATGGAATGAGATAAAGAACATCCCGTACGGCGAGACCGCATCCTACAGCGATATCGCAAAGAGGATCGGAAACCCAAACGCTTACCGCGCAGTCGGCAGCGCCTGCAACGCAAACCCGATACCGCTGATAATTCCATGCCACAGGGTCGTCGCTTCGAAGGATATCGGAGGGTACGGCGGCGGCCTCACCTTAAAGAAAAAGCTGATGGAGATCGAAGGAATAAGATTCTGA
- a CDS encoding DUF1848 domain-containing protein codes for MIICASRRTDIPAFHSEWLMNRIREGYALVRNPVAKNVVYKVDLSPRSVDLLLLMTKDPRPLIPFIEELKEMKMNIGFQITITPYGKDIEPGVPDKADIAEAFRTISRTIGKERMIWRYDPVILNDKFDVRYHQRKFEVLCRELSGYTERCIFSFVEEHDKLKGYYSNGRLRNISPEEADDIGRVLSDTARDSGIELSICCSEYDLTKYGISSRGCIDKEQMKALGVPYEEMQTPIRDRCKCVRNIDIGEYDTCDHDCIYCYANRTPGGIRSQKQYDPESKILFGTLHRTDKIVELASNKNSKITDF; via the coding sequence ATGATCATCTGCGCCAGCAGGAGGACGGATATTCCCGCTTTCCATTCCGAATGGCTGATGAACCGCATCCGCGAAGGATATGCGTTGGTCAGGAACCCGGTGGCGAAGAATGTTGTTTATAAGGTCGATCTGTCCCCGAGAAGCGTCGACCTCCTGCTTCTTATGACAAAGGACCCTCGCCCGTTGATCCCGTTCATTGAAGAGTTAAAGGAAATGAAGATGAACATCGGATTCCAGATAACCATCACGCCATACGGAAAGGACATCGAACCCGGGGTCCCGGACAAAGCGGACATCGCAGAAGCTTTTAGGACGATATCGAGGACGATCGGGAAAGAGAGAATGATCTGGAGATATGACCCGGTCATCCTGAACGATAAATTCGATGTAAGATATCATCAGAGGAAGTTCGAGGTTCTGTGCAGAGAACTGTCGGGATATACTGAACGTTGCATATTCAGCTTCGTCGAGGAGCATGACAAGCTGAAGGGATACTACTCGAACGGCAGATTACGGAACATATCGCCGGAAGAGGCGGATGATATCGGCAGAGTGCTGTCGGACACAGCACGTGACAGCGGGATAGAACTGAGTATTTGTTGCTCCGAATACGATCTCACAAAATACGGGATATCGTCGAGAGGGTGCATCGACAAGGAGCAGATGAAAGCGCTGGGTGTTCCTTACGAAGAGATGCAGACCCCCATACGGGACAGATGCAAGTGTGTGAGGAACATCGACATCGGAGAATACGATACGTGCGACCATGACTGCATCTATTGTTATGCGAACCGAACTCCGGGAGGGATCAGGAGTCAGAAACAGTACGACCCCGAAAGCAAGATCCTCTTCGGAACCCTTCACAGAACGGACAAGATCGTCGAGCTCGCTTCGAACAAGAACTCAAAGATCACCGATTTCTGA
- a CDS encoding bile acid:sodium symporter family protein: MRPAIKLLTSSAFMMAAALLVALVTNFSGFYHDFLLPNGFNTNVTSNLTIFLLAVMMTISLSRIPSKNLSPAKNPMAIVRALVLGLVLASIFPLLGYLLLKDTEMFRDYAPGLVFIAATPFAASVAPLSFILRGDMEHACRATIYTYVVSLVWIPFIVFILLGSQVDMKDLIITVIECVGIPLLVSRFITKAKMNKTVMAVVLNCIIGFLVWMSVSSTKFPAGENALMIVAVFLLVGALRTYGMGNAVEVIEKRMGIGWSQRVTDILIMSYKNKGIAIALCIAVMAPIGGPVAVSTAMVAVAVSVIMETLWVVFMDSVLFTKKRMRRELESEGSEIGDL; encoded by the coding sequence ATGCGTCCGGCGATAAAACTCCTGACGAGCAGCGCCTTCATGATGGCGGCTGCTCTGCTCGTAGCTCTTGTCACGAACTTCTCTGGTTTTTACCATGATTTCTTACTGCCAAATGGGTTTAACACCAACGTCACCAGCAACCTGACGATATTCCTGCTTGCGGTCATGATGACGATCTCCCTGTCAAGGATACCCAGTAAGAATCTGAGCCCTGCGAAGAACCCGATGGCCATCGTAAGAGCGTTGGTGCTCGGATTGGTATTGGCATCGATCTTCCCCCTCTTGGGATATTTATTACTTAAGGATACAGAAATGTTCCGCGATTATGCGCCCGGGCTTGTCTTCATTGCGGCGACACCCTTTGCCGCATCCGTCGCGCCCCTTTCGTTCATTCTGAGGGGGGACATGGAACACGCCTGCCGTGCGACGATATATACATATGTTGTTTCTCTTGTCTGGATACCTTTCATCGTCTTCATCCTGCTGGGAAGCCAAGTCGACATGAAGGACCTCATCATCACTGTGATCGAGTGCGTCGGTATCCCGCTTTTGGTATCTAGATTCATAACAAAGGCAAAGATGAACAAGACAGTGATGGCGGTCGTTCTGAATTGCATAATCGGATTCCTTGTCTGGATGTCGGTCAGCTCGACAAAGTTCCCGGCGGGAGAGAATGCTCTGATGATCGTGGCGGTGTTCCTGCTGGTTGGCGCTCTCAGAACTTACGGAATGGGCAATGCAGTAGAGGTAATCGAAAAACGCATGGGTATCGGATGGTCCCAGAGGGTCACGGATATCCTGATAATGTCCTACAAGAACAAAGGGATCGCCATCGCACTCTGCATCGCTGTCATGGCTCCGATAGGTGGTCCGGTTGCCGTTTCGACGGCTATGGTAGCCGTTGCGGTATCCGTCATAATGGAGACGCTCTGGGTGGTGTTCATGGATTCGGTCCTGTTCACAAAGAAGAGGATGAGGCGCGAGCTTGAGAGTGAAGGTTCAGAAATCGGTGATCTTTGA
- the menA gene encoding 1,4-dihydroxy-2-naphthoate octaprenyltransferase: MADVKSVRPGWYNAFRPWSLHGAVIPVLIGGAVAYYDGYLDQTNWWIFVMVLICGILLQSAANLLNTYGDYVRGTDTVDTLEDRSRSPELVTGTLRPKAIFMAGLACLGITALCGVVFIWYIGWGILFFGILGIAGAGLYTVGISYKYHAMGLISVFFMMGILMPLGTYYVLSGEMSYVVLLMSLPNAFVLTAVLSGNETRDYYEDKQAGVRTLSSFLSYEGSLRLYLVLNAIAFPVLLVLIVFQTIPWACALAFITLINMYLLYGNAKGAPNDKKKSRLLVPLSFRMNWHFGLLLVAGYLIGQYIIPGAF, from the coding sequence ATGGCTGATGTCAAGAGTGTGAGGCCTGGGTGGTACAACGCATTCAGACCATGGTCTCTGCACGGTGCGGTGATACCCGTCCTCATCGGAGGCGCAGTAGCTTATTACGATGGTTATCTGGACCAAACGAATTGGTGGATATTCGTCATGGTACTGATATGCGGTATCCTGCTGCAGTCTGCGGCCAACCTCCTGAACACATATGGGGATTATGTAAGGGGCACGGATACCGTCGACACTCTCGAAGACCGTTCAAGGTCTCCCGAACTCGTAACCGGAACGCTGAGACCGAAGGCGATATTCATGGCTGGCCTGGCATGTCTGGGTATAACGGCGCTGTGCGGAGTTGTCTTCATCTGGTACATAGGATGGGGGATACTGTTCTTCGGGATACTCGGCATCGCTGGCGCAGGCCTGTATACCGTCGGCATCTCATACAAATATCATGCGATGGGCCTGATCAGCGTGTTCTTCATGATGGGGATACTGATGCCATTAGGAACATACTATGTCCTTTCGGGGGAGATGTCTTACGTTGTTCTTCTGATGTCCCTGCCCAATGCATTTGTTCTGACGGCCGTTCTCAGCGGCAACGAAACAAGAGATTATTATGAGGACAAACAGGCGGGGGTCAGAACGCTCTCCAGCTTCTTGTCGTACGAAGGAAGTCTGAGGCTGTACTTGGTACTCAACGCAATAGCTTTCCCCGTATTGCTTGTGCTTATCGTATTCCAAACGATCCCCTGGGCATGCGCCCTTGCATTCATCACGCTTATCAACATGTATCTATTGTACGGAAATGCGAAAGGGGCACCAAACGACAAGAAAAAGAGCAGGCTTCTTGTGCCTTTATCTTTCAGGATGAACTGGCATTTCGGACTCCTTCTTGTGGCAGGATACTTAATAGGGCAGTACATCATCCCCGGAGCATTCTGA